The proteins below come from a single bacterium genomic window:
- the fliP gene encoding flagellar type III secretion system pore protein FliP (The bacterial flagellar biogenesis protein FliP forms a type III secretion system (T3SS)-type pore required for flagellar assembly.): MLLGSPGHAQEPAAAAPGSINLSLGDMDGAARLDVAVEIVLLMTLLSLAPALLILLTSFTRIIIVLGFLRQAMGTHQMPSNQILIGLALFLTFVVMGPVFQQINTEAIQPYLAEELSQQEALAKAKEPLQTFMLGQVREKDVALFLDLTNQEAPAEPADLPLLIVIPSFVLGELKMAFQIGFVLFLPFLIIDMVVASVLMSMGMMMLPPVLISLPFKVLLFVLVDGWYLIVRSLVMAFQNG, translated from the coding sequence ATGCTGCTGGGGTCGCCCGGCCACGCCCAGGAGCCGGCGGCCGCGGCGCCCGGCAGCATCAACCTCTCGCTGGGCGACATGGATGGAGCCGCGCGCCTCGACGTGGCGGTCGAGATCGTCCTGCTGATGACTCTGCTCTCGCTGGCCCCGGCGCTGCTGATCCTGCTGACCAGCTTCACACGCATCATCATCGTGCTGGGCTTCCTGCGCCAGGCCATGGGCACGCACCAGATGCCGTCGAACCAGATCCTGATCGGACTGGCCCTGTTCCTGACCTTCGTGGTCATGGGACCGGTCTTCCAGCAGATCAACACCGAGGCCATCCAGCCCTACCTGGCCGAGGAACTGAGCCAGCAGGAAGCGCTGGCGAAGGCCAAGGAACCCCTGCAGACCTTCATGCTCGGCCAGGTGCGCGAGAAGGACGTCGCGTTGTTCCTGGACCTGACGAACCAGGAAGCCCCCGCGGAGCCCGCGGATCTGCCCCTGCTGATCGTGATACCGAGCTTCGTGCTGGGCGAGCTGAAGATGGCCTTCCAGATCGGCTTCGTGCTGTTCCTGCCGTTTCTGATCATCGACATGGTCGTCGCCTCGGTCCTGATGTCCATGGGCATGATGATGCTGCCGCCGGTGCTCATCAGCCTGCCCTTCAAGGTGCTGCTATTCGTGCTGGTGGACGGTTGGTACCTGATCGTCCGCTCGCTGGTGATGGCCTTCCAGAACGGGTGA
- a CDS encoding PorV/PorQ family protein has product MLFTGSSRTHISAPFACALASILFVAASPTDALADKYAGAFMEDGGGARALAMGGAFTAVADDPSAAFWNPAGLVGTDGRNLLLMHSERFGDLIDRDYVSYAQPVGWSLLGGEDGAFAFSTIRLGVDDIPITDHLFDQLDTNGDGTVTDDELQGLFAIQDQIKFTSDSELALFASYAERKGDWQLGGTVKFIRQSVGAYSSLGIGLDLGALRRGIWRDLDFGLKLQDATQTYLSWSGPGGYSKNEEIAPAIVPALAYNLSLPKWGARITLATSAETRFENRQDADQYHTGSLSTNIHFGGELALHEKVFLRGGFDSGWSLDDITMGAGFRVAMLTIDYAYAGDVLDIDQETHRVSITAHF; this is encoded by the coding sequence ATGCTGTTCACCGGTTCCAGCCGGACGCATATCAGCGCACCGTTCGCCTGCGCTCTGGCCTCGATCCTGTTCGTCGCGGCATCGCCGACGGACGCCCTGGCCGACAAGTACGCCGGCGCCTTCATGGAGGACGGGGGCGGCGCCAGGGCGCTCGCCATGGGCGGGGCGTTCACGGCCGTGGCCGACGATCCGTCGGCCGCCTTCTGGAATCCGGCCGGACTCGTGGGCACCGACGGCCGCAACCTGCTGCTCATGCATTCCGAGCGATTCGGCGACCTGATCGACCGCGATTACGTGTCCTACGCTCAGCCCGTGGGCTGGTCGCTGCTCGGCGGCGAGGACGGCGCATTCGCCTTCTCGACCATCCGGCTCGGCGTCGACGACATACCGATCACCGACCATCTCTTCGACCAACTCGACACCAACGGCGACGGCACCGTGACCGACGACGAACTCCAGGGCCTGTTCGCCATCCAGGATCAGATCAAGTTCACCAGCGATTCCGAACTGGCGCTGTTCGCCAGCTACGCCGAGCGCAAGGGCGACTGGCAGCTGGGCGGAACCGTGAAGTTCATCCGCCAGAGCGTCGGCGCATACTCGAGCCTGGGGATCGGACTGGATCTGGGCGCCCTGCGCCGCGGGATCTGGCGCGACCTGGATTTCGGCTTGAAGCTGCAGGACGCCACCCAGACCTATCTCTCCTGGTCGGGGCCCGGCGGTTATTCCAAGAACGAGGAGATCGCGCCCGCGATCGTGCCCGCTCTGGCCTACAACCTGAGCCTGCCGAAATGGGGCGCGCGCATCACACTGGCCACCAGCGCCGAGACGCGCTTCGAGAACCGGCAGGACGCCGACCAGTACCATACAGGTTCGCTCAGCACGAACATCCACTTCGGCGGCGAACTGGCCCTGCATGAAAAGGTCTTCCTACGGGGGGGATTCGATTCGGGCTGGTCGCTGGACGACATCACGATGGGGGCGGGTTTCCGTGTCGCCATGCTGACCATCGACTACGCCTACGCCGGCGACGTGCTCGATATCGACCAGGAGACGCACCGTGTCTCCATCACCGCCCATTTCTAG
- the flhA gene encoding flagellar biosynthesis protein FlhA, translating to MSGLEDARGIDRDLILANSNVLSALAVVSVIGLMIMPVKPLVLDLLITFNIAFAVVILLVSLYLKEPLHFSSFPSLLLIVTLYRLALNVASTRLILSKAAAGKVIASFGDFVIGGNYVIGVIVFAILVIVQFVVITKGSGRIAEVAARFTLDAMPGKQMAIDADLNAGLINEVQARERRAKVASEAEFFGAMDGASKFVRGDAIAGIIITLINIIGGFVIGMLQMGMSAGESMRQFMVLTVGDGLVTQIPALLISTAAGMVVTRSSGSLNLGQALTMQIFKQPKAVYLASGTLAVFGLIPGLPTLPFLGLAAAFAVVGRFVSGRVRNVEKQQEESLAVEEADQAAGAQESRSIRELYVTDALELELGYGLLPLVDESRGGDLLVRITNIRKQISAELGMIIQPVRVRDNLQLGASEYVLKLKGVEISRAELRPDRLLAMSTGGEGGEKLEGIATVEPAFKLPAIWIDKGRKAAAEMEGYTVVEPTAVLATHLSETIRNHADELMSRQDVKDMCETVREFAPALIEDLIPDKVPVNTLHNVLRGLLHERIPVKDIVTILETLANYVGGNTGTDLLLEKVRESLRRTISGLYVEPDGNVYAVTLHPEIEYQLGQAAQESDKVGAVVLDPLLAQVFLERLERTLQVVYSRGKPPVLLVPTPMRLFVKRLIEPTFPSLPVMGYTEVNANTNVQSAGIVSTQGVRDAQQATA from the coding sequence GTGAGCGGCTTGGAAGATGCCAGGGGCATCGACAGGGACCTGATCCTGGCCAACAGCAACGTGCTGAGCGCCCTGGCCGTCGTATCGGTCATCGGCTTGATGATCATGCCCGTGAAACCCCTCGTCCTCGACCTTCTGATCACTTTCAACATCGCCTTCGCCGTGGTCATCCTGCTAGTGTCGCTCTATTTGAAGGAACCGCTGCACTTCTCCAGCTTCCCCTCCCTGCTGCTCATTGTCACCCTCTACCGGCTGGCGCTGAACGTGGCGTCGACCCGCCTGATCCTCAGCAAGGCGGCCGCCGGCAAGGTCATCGCCAGTTTCGGCGATTTCGTGATTGGCGGGAATTATGTCATCGGTGTCATAGTCTTTGCCATCCTGGTGATCGTCCAGTTCGTCGTCATCACCAAGGGCTCGGGCCGCATCGCCGAAGTGGCCGCCCGGTTCACTCTCGATGCGATGCCCGGCAAGCAGATGGCCATCGACGCCGACCTCAACGCCGGACTCATCAACGAGGTGCAGGCCAGGGAGAGGCGCGCCAAGGTGGCGTCCGAGGCGGAGTTCTTCGGCGCCATGGACGGCGCCAGCAAGTTCGTGCGCGGTGACGCCATCGCCGGCATCATCATCACCCTGATCAACATCATCGGCGGCTTCGTCATCGGTATGCTGCAGATGGGCATGAGTGCGGGCGAGTCCATGCGCCAGTTCATGGTCCTGACCGTGGGCGACGGGCTCGTCACCCAGATCCCGGCCCTGCTCATCTCCACGGCGGCCGGCATGGTGGTGACGCGTTCCAGCGGCAGCTTGAACCTCGGCCAGGCGCTCACGATGCAGATCTTCAAGCAACCCAAGGCCGTCTATCTGGCCTCGGGGACACTGGCCGTGTTCGGCTTGATACCCGGCTTGCCGACGTTGCCGTTCCTGGGCCTGGCCGCGGCCTTCGCGGTGGTCGGGCGCTTCGTCTCGGGCCGCGTGCGGAACGTGGAGAAGCAGCAGGAGGAATCGCTCGCCGTTGAGGAGGCCGATCAGGCGGCCGGGGCGCAGGAGAGCCGCAGCATCCGCGAGCTTTACGTGACCGACGCCCTGGAACTGGAACTCGGCTACGGCCTGCTGCCCCTGGTCGACGAATCCCGCGGGGGCGACCTCCTGGTCCGGATCACGAACATCCGCAAGCAGATCAGCGCCGAGCTCGGCATGATCATTCAGCCGGTGCGTGTCCGGGACAACCTCCAGCTCGGCGCGAGCGAATACGTGTTGAAGCTCAAGGGCGTCGAGATATCCCGCGCCGAGTTGCGGCCCGATCGGCTGCTCGCCATGAGCACCGGCGGCGAGGGCGGGGAGAAGCTCGAGGGGATCGCGACCGTGGAGCCGGCCTTCAAGCTGCCCGCGATCTGGATCGACAAGGGCCGCAAGGCGGCCGCGGAGATGGAGGGCTACACCGTCGTCGAACCGACGGCCGTGTTGGCCACCCACCTGTCCGAAACCATCCGCAACCACGCCGACGAGCTCATGTCCAGGCAGGACGTGAAGGACATGTGCGAGACGGTACGCGAATTCGCGCCCGCCTTGATCGAGGACCTCATCCCCGACAAGGTCCCGGTGAACACGCTGCACAACGTCCTGCGGGGTTTGCTGCACGAGCGGATCCCCGTCAAGGATATCGTCACCATCCTCGAGACGCTCGCCAACTACGTGGGCGGCAACACGGGCACGGACCTGCTGCTGGAGAAGGTGCGCGAGTCCCTGCGCCGCACCATCAGCGGGCTGTACGTGGAGCCCGACGGGAACGTCTACGCGGTCACGCTGCACCCGGAGATTGAATACCAGCTCGGTCAGGCCGCGCAGGAATCGGACAAGGTCGGCGCGGTCGTGCTGGATCCCCTGCTGGCCCAGGTGTTCCTGGAACGTCTGGAACGCACCCTCCAGGTCGTCTACAGCCGGGGCAAGCCGCCGGTCCTGCTGGTGCCGACGCCCATGCGGCTCTTCGTGAAGAGATTGATCGAGCCCACGTTCCCCAGTCTGCCCGTGATGGGCTACACGGAAGTAAACGCCAACACGAACGTTCAGTCGGCGGGAATCGTTTCCACCCAGGGAGTGAGAGATGCGCAGCAAGCGACGGCCTGA
- the flhB gene encoding flagellar biosynthesis protein FlhB, with protein MADAPGGERTERATPRRREKALEKGQVALSQEVNSALVLLVGFSLLFAGGRHMQQVLGENARYLFGQPHAFLLENPFALVEMATANLGVILAALAPLMLGILVIAFMANVLQVGWKVNVSAMAFRWDNINPVNGIKNVFSKRAAFDLAKNVLKIALIGLLSWYTVATLGTEMPGAAELPVEGILALGLKTMARLAYRLVAFLAVLALLDWVFQKWQHEQKLMMTKQELREEQKDIEGDPQVKARMRSIQLEVMRKRMLAEVPRADVVVTNPTHFAVALRYSAGDMAPRVVAKGQDSLAETIKRIARENRVPVLENKPLARALHKIVEVGAFIPDEFYQAVAEVLAYVYRLKRS; from the coding sequence ATGGCGGACGCACCCGGAGGCGAGCGGACCGAGCGCGCGACACCTAGACGGCGCGAGAAGGCCCTGGAGAAGGGGCAGGTCGCGCTCAGCCAGGAAGTCAACAGCGCGCTGGTGCTGCTGGTCGGTTTCTCGCTGCTCTTCGCGGGGGGCCGCCACATGCAGCAGGTGCTCGGCGAGAACGCCCGCTACCTCTTCGGCCAGCCCCACGCCTTCCTGCTCGAGAACCCGTTCGCGCTGGTGGAAATGGCGACGGCCAACCTGGGCGTGATCCTGGCGGCGCTCGCGCCCCTGATGCTCGGCATCCTCGTGATCGCCTTCATGGCCAACGTGCTGCAGGTGGGCTGGAAGGTCAACGTCAGCGCCATGGCCTTCCGTTGGGACAACATCAATCCCGTCAACGGCATCAAGAACGTCTTCAGCAAGCGCGCCGCCTTCGACCTGGCCAAGAACGTCCTGAAGATCGCCCTGATCGGCCTGCTGTCCTGGTACACGGTGGCCACGCTGGGCACCGAGATGCCGGGCGCCGCGGAGCTCCCCGTAGAGGGTATCCTGGCCCTGGGGTTGAAGACCATGGCCAGGCTGGCCTATCGACTGGTGGCCTTCCTGGCGGTGCTGGCCCTGCTCGACTGGGTCTTCCAGAAGTGGCAGCACGAGCAGAAGCTCATGATGACCAAGCAGGAGCTCCGCGAGGAACAGAAGGACATCGAGGGCGATCCCCAGGTAAAGGCGCGCATGCGGTCGATCCAGCTGGAGGTCATGCGCAAGCGGATGCTCGCGGAAGTCCCTCGCGCCGACGTGGTCGTCACCAATCCGACCCACTTCGCAGTGGCCCTGCGCTACAGCGCGGGCGATATGGCGCCGCGGGTCGTGGCCAAGGGGCAGGACAGTCTCGCCGAGACCATCAAGCGTATCGCACGGGAAAACAGGGTTCCCGTACTCGAGAACAAGCCCTTGGCACGGGCTCTGCATAAGATCGTGGAAGTGGGTGCTTTCATTCCCGACGAGTTCTACCAGGCGGTGGCCGAGGTGCTGGCCTATGTCTACCGCCTCAAGCGGTCCTGA
- a CDS encoding FliM/FliN family flagellar motor switch protein, whose protein sequence is MSDETNTTSAEIDDLLAGDADGSPAGNEGAVFPGASPDRADMSKGFYSGDSFDFSLPQNISRQFEKNLLTLCESFAKSVSLAFTSQLRANTAIRFAKLDLCTYGDFGAGLSDLTAVSIVSLPPLGGYALVHFDLDMMYLMIMRLLGGPIEQVSIERRFTDIELGVGRMITERILSDLRSGAAKLVELNPEFVHLENNPNYLGIIATNDPVVVLNFDICIEDLQGPLRICIPMNAFEPVWDRFDPEEISEYRSAAEVKRDRMMLFEAIKGTTVDVVVKLADISLTFQQILELKEGDTIPLFKSLQSPLELEVQGKPMFRGLPGKLNQNRALKLTERLAEEA, encoded by the coding sequence ATGAGCGACGAGACCAACACCACCAGTGCCGAGATCGACGATCTGCTCGCCGGAGACGCCGATGGATCCCCCGCCGGGAACGAAGGCGCGGTGTTTCCCGGGGCGTCCCCGGACAGAGCGGATATGAGCAAGGGGTTCTACAGCGGGGACTCTTTCGATTTCAGCCTGCCCCAGAACATATCGCGTCAGTTCGAGAAGAACCTGCTGACGCTGTGCGAGAGTTTCGCCAAGTCGGTATCGCTGGCCTTCACGAGTCAGCTGCGGGCCAACACGGCGATCCGCTTCGCCAAGCTCGACCTGTGCACCTACGGAGACTTCGGCGCGGGCCTGTCGGACCTGACGGCCGTCAGCATCGTCTCGCTGCCGCCGCTCGGCGGCTACGCGCTGGTGCACTTCGACCTGGACATGATGTATCTCATGATCATGCGCCTGCTGGGCGGTCCCATCGAGCAGGTGTCGATCGAACGCAGGTTCACGGACATCGAGCTGGGCGTCGGCCGCATGATCACCGAGCGCATCCTGAGCGATCTGCGGAGCGGCGCCGCGAAGCTGGTCGAGCTCAACCCCGAGTTCGTCCATCTGGAGAACAACCCCAACTACCTGGGGATCATCGCCACCAACGATCCTGTCGTCGTCCTGAACTTCGACATCTGCATCGAAGACCTGCAGGGGCCGTTGCGGATCTGCATCCCCATGAACGCCTTCGAGCCCGTCTGGGACAGGTTCGATCCCGAGGAGATCTCCGAGTACCGGTCGGCGGCAGAGGTCAAGCGCGACCGCATGATGCTCTTCGAAGCGATCAAGGGGACCACGGTCGATGTCGTGGTGAAGCTCGCCGACATCAGCCTGACGTTCCAGCAGATCCTGGAACTGAAGGAAGGGGACACCATCCCCCTCTTCAAGTCCCTGCAATCGCCCCTCGAGCTCGAGGTGCAGGGCAAGCCGATGTTCAGGGGCTTGCCCGGGAAATTGAACCAGAACCGCGCCCTGAAGTTGACCGAAAGACTTGCCGAGGAGGCATGA
- a CDS encoding sigma-54 dependent transcriptional regulator, which produces MATDRSAGGIALLHTVAVLGRRPALFKTVADWRLPDVRFTLHDSPSEALAVFAEGTGSLLIFDTTGYHRSRHVVEKFLSLRGDADLIVLGEPAVLSGLQDKSHRGALRRLASTVPADELRLEVERLLKLRDVRNRSGIVGRSRAVNQMIALIAQAAPLDVNVLVLGESGTGKELVARALHQHSPRHDMPFVSLNCGALSEGVLESELFGHARGSFTGAVGKHEGVFKRADGGTLFLDEVAELPLGMQTRFLRALETGEFTPVGGTRLERSDIRLVAATHRDLAQEVETGRFRQDLYYRLRVVVIPTPPLRDRREDVPILAQTFISQENKEHGFSLRGIARPALELLSAYTWPGNVRELRNVIRSMAVFKQTGMIETADLPEEVLTGHALGQPSNLPVPITKSMAGLEMEFLIATLLELRSDMKRILGLLQGGDRVSVPFNGKVVDTFAGEAGYSIEPSGGDGNLVSAERALIERALATTSGKRRLAAEKLGISERTLYRKLKKYGLR; this is translated from the coding sequence ATGGCGACTGACAGGTCAGCAGGAGGGATCGCCTTGCTCCATACCGTGGCCGTGCTGGGACGCAGACCGGCGCTGTTCAAGACGGTGGCCGACTGGCGGCTGCCGGACGTGCGGTTCACCCTTCACGACTCCCCGTCGGAAGCCCTGGCGGTCTTCGCCGAGGGTACGGGCTCACTGCTCATCTTCGACACCACAGGTTATCACCGCTCGCGGCACGTCGTGGAGAAGTTCCTGTCGCTGCGGGGCGATGCCGACCTCATCGTGCTCGGCGAGCCCGCGGTCCTCTCCGGTCTGCAGGACAAGTCCCACCGGGGTGCCCTGCGGCGTCTCGCGTCCACCGTCCCCGCCGACGAACTGCGTCTGGAGGTGGAACGGCTGCTCAAGCTGCGCGACGTGCGCAACCGCAGCGGCATCGTCGGCCGCTCGCGCGCCGTCAACCAGATGATCGCCCTGATCGCGCAGGCCGCGCCGCTCGACGTGAACGTGCTGGTCCTGGGGGAGAGCGGTACGGGCAAGGAGCTGGTGGCCCGCGCCCTGCACCAGCACTCGCCGAGACACGACATGCCGTTCGTGAGCCTGAACTGCGGCGCGTTGAGCGAAGGCGTGCTCGAGAGCGAGCTCTTCGGCCATGCCAGGGGATCTTTCACGGGCGCGGTCGGCAAGCACGAAGGGGTCTTCAAGCGCGCGGACGGCGGCACGCTCTTCCTGGACGAGGTGGCCGAGCTCCCGCTCGGCATGCAGACCCGCTTCCTGCGCGCCCTCGAGACCGGCGAGTTCACCCCCGTGGGCGGCACCCGTCTCGAACGCAGCGACATCCGCCTGGTCGCCGCCACCCACCGCGACCTTGCGCAGGAGGTCGAAACCGGCCGCTTCCGCCAGGATCTCTACTACCGGCTGCGGGTCGTGGTCATCCCGACGCCGCCTCTGCGCGACCGTCGCGAGGACGTCCCCATTCTGGCCCAGACCTTCATCTCGCAGGAGAACAAGGAACACGGCTTCTCGCTGCGCGGCATCGCCCGGCCGGCCCTGGAACTGCTGAGCGCCTATACCTGGCCCGGCAACGTCCGGGAGCTGCGCAACGTGATCCGTTCCATGGCTGTCTTCAAGCAGACGGGCATGATCGAGACGGCCGACCTGCCAGAGGAGGTGCTCACGGGCCACGCCCTGGGCCAGCCATCCAACCTGCCTGTGCCGATCACGAAGAGCATGGCCGGCCTGGAGATGGAGTTCCTCATCGCCACGCTTCTCGAACTGCGCAGCGACATGAAGCGCATTCTGGGCCTGCTGCAGGGGGGCGATCGAGTCTCCGTTCCCTTCAATGGCAAGGTGGTCGATACCTTCGCCGGGGAGGCCGGCTACTCGATCGAGCCCAGCGGCGGCGACGGTAACCTGGTCAGCGCCGAGCGCGCCCTGATCGAGCGCGCCCTGGCAACCACCAGCGGCAAGCGTCGGCTCGCCGCCGAGAAGCTGGGCATCAGCGAGCGGACCCTGTATCGCAAGTTGAAGAAATACGGATTGCGTTGA
- a CDS encoding flagellar basal body-associated FliL family protein yields the protein MKTMVEEEKEPTETKKSGGGPLDNKIVMLVAIIVTQAVMAVAVTQFVIAPKLKTLAGDPAGKTAQVEMSQPKQGVLVGLNEVVVTLRDTGPTTSYLRIKIDLEVTDGKVATMVEQRLPHLRDIVILSLSNKFSTDLKSMDGKAALKSELFRKLGDTLPAGSLMNIYFSDMVVQ from the coding sequence GTGAAGACAATGGTTGAGGAAGAGAAGGAACCGACCGAGACCAAGAAGTCCGGGGGCGGCCCCCTGGACAACAAGATCGTCATGTTGGTCGCCATCATCGTGACGCAGGCCGTGATGGCCGTCGCGGTGACGCAATTCGTGATCGCACCGAAGCTGAAGACGCTGGCAGGCGACCCGGCGGGAAAGACGGCGCAGGTGGAGATGTCGCAGCCCAAGCAGGGCGTCCTGGTCGGACTCAACGAGGTCGTCGTCACCCTGCGCGATACGGGTCCCACGACCAGCTACCTGCGCATCAAGATCGATCTCGAAGTGACCGACGGCAAGGTGGCGACGATGGTCGAGCAGCGGCTGCCGCACCTGCGGGACATCGTGATCCTGTCGCTGTCCAACAAGTTCTCCACGGACCTGAAGTCCATGGACGGCAAGGCGGCCCTGAAGTCCGAGCTGTTCCGCAAGCTCGGCGACACGCTGCCCGCCGGCAGCCTCATGAACATCTACTTCTCCGACATGGTGGTCCAATGA
- the fliN gene encoding flagellar motor switch protein FliN: MSPELNTNVNEATAQDSAVAVEMPPKTETPPAGTAAHQVESNSLEDDLAAAAPDVQNIGVLLDIDMKVTVELGRAKLKIRDIMNLSPGSVVELGKSPAEPVDILVNGVLLARGEVVVVDEHFAVRINKLLSRGERIRKLI, translated from the coding sequence ATGTCCCCTGAGCTCAACACGAACGTGAACGAGGCGACGGCGCAGGATTCCGCCGTCGCCGTGGAGATGCCGCCCAAGACGGAGACGCCGCCCGCCGGCACCGCAGCGCATCAGGTGGAGTCGAACTCGCTGGAGGACGATCTGGCCGCCGCCGCGCCCGACGTGCAGAACATAGGCGTGCTGCTCGACATCGACATGAAGGTCACCGTCGAGCTGGGACGCGCCAAGCTGAAGATCCGCGACATCATGAACCTCAGCCCGGGATCGGTGGTAGAGCTCGGCAAATCACCGGCCGAGCCGGTCGACATACTCGTCAACGGCGTCCTGCTGGCCCGCGGCGAGGTGGTGGTCGTGGACGAGCATTTCGCGGTCCGGATCAACAAGCTGTTGAGCCGGGGCGAACGGATCCGGAAGCTCATCTGA
- a CDS encoding FliA/WhiG family RNA polymerase sigma factor: MLKTDAIAHLDLWVRLEESRDEAARHELVELYARVVKYVAGRMAIGLPHYVDHKDLVSAGLLGLIQAVDNYDYRRGNKFETYAIPRIRGAILDELRTQDWFPRSLRRKARQLESAYNRLEARLGRPSTDEELAAELGVSRGELTTMMDEVAVATIVSLDADGSDDDDSSTLGDYLPDTRTPDAETCVSAEEMRSLIASSLGELADKEQLVLVLYYYEELTLKEIGEILDVTESRVCQIHTKAILRLRGKIQRSEGRKSIDRLSREIREQRDDAADVVVAKQDLYAKINIMAGLALPPMIKLAAVLMDLDVPLRT, encoded by the coding sequence ATGCTTAAGACCGATGCGATCGCCCACCTGGATCTCTGGGTGCGACTGGAAGAAAGCCGAGACGAGGCGGCACGCCATGAACTGGTCGAACTCTACGCGCGTGTGGTCAAGTACGTAGCGGGTCGCATGGCCATCGGCCTGCCCCACTACGTGGATCACAAGGACCTGGTCTCCGCCGGCCTGCTGGGCCTCATCCAGGCCGTGGACAACTATGACTACCGGCGGGGCAACAAGTTCGAGACATACGCGATCCCTAGGATCCGTGGTGCCATCCTCGACGAGTTGCGAACGCAGGACTGGTTCCCGCGCTCGCTGCGTCGCAAGGCCCGCCAGCTGGAGAGCGCCTACAACCGGCTCGAAGCCCGTCTGGGCCGCCCGTCGACGGACGAGGAGCTGGCGGCCGAGCTCGGCGTCTCGCGCGGCGAGTTGACCACGATGATGGACGAGGTCGCCGTGGCGACGATCGTCTCGCTGGACGCGGACGGATCCGACGACGACGACAGCTCGACGCTGGGCGACTACCTGCCCGATACCCGGACACCCGACGCCGAGACCTGTGTCTCCGCGGAGGAGATGCGGAGCCTGATCGCCAGCAGCCTGGGGGAGCTCGCGGACAAGGAGCAACTGGTGCTGGTCCTCTATTACTACGAGGAGCTCACCCTCAAGGAGATCGGCGAGATCCTGGACGTCACCGAGTCCCGCGTGTGCCAGATACACACCAAGGCGATCCTGCGTCTGCGCGGCAAGATCCAGCGCAGCGAGGGCCGGAAGTCCATCGACCGGCTGAGCCGGGAGATCCGCGAACAGCGGGATGATGCTGCGGACGTCGTCGTCGCCAAGCAGGACCTCTACGCCAAGATCAACATCATGGCGGGGCTGGCCCTGCCGCCGATGATCAAGCTGGCGGCGGTCCTGATGGATCTGGACGTGCCGCTCAGGACCTAG
- a CDS encoding flagellar biosynthetic protein FliR translates to MQVSLDLTWVVVGLILTLRLSILAALLPLLSGLSVPPVWRLALAVCLAAATAPAVAAELAPAAFDLTWHGLLAEGMRSLVVSALLTFVIGIPFAAVRFAGTMIGVQIGFGMVNTLDPQSGGQLSVLANLYYLLAVLLFFALDGHHALIGAMVNSCRLVPPFAPLEVAAGSWLAAEGFAAFFAIGLRVAAPVILVLLLVSVAMGFIVKTVPQINILVVGFPIKIAVGLAALGVSLTFFNQVFQSLVGGMEQEIVSLLGALQG, encoded by the coding sequence GTGCAGGTATCGCTGGATCTTACCTGGGTGGTCGTGGGGTTGATCCTGACCCTGCGCCTCTCCATCCTGGCCGCCCTGCTGCCGCTGCTCTCGGGCCTGTCGGTGCCGCCGGTCTGGCGCCTGGCGCTCGCGGTCTGCCTGGCCGCGGCCACCGCGCCGGCGGTGGCCGCCGAGCTTGCACCCGCCGCCTTCGATCTCACCTGGCACGGTCTGCTGGCCGAGGGCATGCGCTCGCTCGTCGTGAGTGCGCTGCTGACCTTCGTGATCGGCATACCGTTCGCGGCCGTGCGTTTCGCGGGCACCATGATCGGCGTGCAGATCGGCTTCGGTATGGTCAACACGCTCGACCCCCAGAGCGGAGGGCAGCTCTCGGTGCTGGCCAACCTGTACTACCTGCTGGCCGTGCTGCTTTTCTTCGCCCTCGACGGCCATCACGCCCTGATCGGTGCCATGGTCAATTCGTGTCGTCTCGTACCGCCGTTCGCGCCGCTGGAGGTGGCGGCGGGCTCGTGGCTGGCCGCGGAGGGCTTCGCCGCCTTCTTCGCCATCGGGCTGCGGGTGGCGGCTCCGGTCATCCTGGTGCTGCTGCTGGTGAGCGTGGCCATGGGTTTCATCGTCAAGACGGTGCCCCAGATCAACATCCTGGTCGTCGGCTTCCCCATCAAGATCGCCGTGGGCCTGGCTGCCCTCGGCGTCTCCCTGACCTTCTTCAACCAGGTGTTCCAGTCGCTGGTCGGCGGCATGGAACAGGAGATCGTGTCCCTGCTGGGTGCGCTGCAGGGTTGA
- the fliQ gene encoding flagellar biosynthesis protein FliQ encodes MTPESVVELGQLALRTTLLVAGPMLAAGMLVGLTISIFQAATHINEMTMTFVPKIIAVFVVLILALPWIIHQLTSFTLGIFERIGAM; translated from the coding sequence ATGACTCCCGAATCCGTGGTCGAACTGGGGCAGCTGGCCCTGCGCACGACGCTGCTGGTCGCCGGCCCCATGCTGGCCGCCGGCATGCTGGTCGGTCTGACGATCAGCATCTTCCAGGCGGCGACGCACATCAACGAGATGACCATGACCTTCGTGCCCAAGATCATCGCCGTCTTCGTCGTGCTGATCCTCGCCCTGCCCTGGATCATCCATCAGCTCACGTCCTTCACCCTGGGCATCTTCGAGCGCATCGGCGCCATGTAG